The following coding sequences are from one Musa acuminata AAA Group cultivar baxijiao chromosome BXJ2-4, Cavendish_Baxijiao_AAA, whole genome shotgun sequence window:
- the LOC135611382 gene encoding transcription factor bHLH112-like isoform X1, with translation MADDFQTAGTCNGGSVWNPARSITAIDMPAAVSCIPDIAGNASSWAAAELVDGKARFCDESSVSGSSVTFRGSRKVQQATAAPSVINSTLQLPILGSATPSMDWSTQGSARNRARGDETSFHAMLHEEISARAIFGQYQSIESNQVQTGIETTMNLPRDADQNFVLDHHHLSSGNESGDVGVSSYPLIISSSYGSPSSMLQGILEAESRTLQPPVYDDWVTNYQSPMMDCRDSTNELLQSSWPQLLRSSPPKHHPGNLLQFSNNAPFWNATATASVSETNSGSCSTAPSQLDKQVFDEKNIGSNFTDMTNSDGVRDSYSSSSSGKPGQDPAFKKPRIETPSPLPSFKVRKEKLGDRITALQQLVSPFGKTDTASVLHEAIEYIKFLHDQVGVLSTPYLKNGHPMQQQQQGSNKSKDGEGPRPDLRSRGLCLVPIASTYPVTSGTTADFWHPTFGGTFR, from the exons ATGGCGGACGATTTCCAGACAGCTGGAACATGCAACGGAGGCAGCGTGTGGAACCCCGCAAGGAGTATCACCGCCATCGACATGCCAGCGGCAGTCTCGTGCATCCCAGACATAGCCGGCAACGCCTCCAGCTGGGCGGCGGCCGAGTTGGTAGACGGCAAAGCTCGGTTCTGTGACGAATCATCGGTCTCCGGTAGCTCTGTGACTTTCCGAGGCAGTCGTAAGGTCCAGCAAGCGACTGCCGCCCCTTCCGTGATCAACTCCACCTTGCAGTTACCTATCTTGGGTAGCGCAACTCCTTCCATGGATTGGAGCACTCAAGGTTCAGC TAGGAATCGTGCGAGGGGTGACGAGACCAGTTTCCATGCCATGCTCCACGAAGAAATTAGTGCAAGAGCCATATTCGGGCAATATCAATCCATCGAATCCAATCAAGTCCAAACGGGTATCGAGACAACCATGAATCTTCCAAGGGATGCGGACCAAAATTTCGTATTAGACCATCATCATCTTAGCTCCGGTAACGAGTCAGGCGATGTCGGTGTTAGCAGCTACCCCCTCATCATTTCATCCTCCTACGGAAGCCCGTCGTCGATGTTGCAGGGTATCTTAGAAGCCGAGAGTAGAACGCTGCAACCACCTGTTTACGATGACTGGGTCACCAATTACCAGTCACCGATGATGGATTGTCGGGATAGCACGAACGAGCTGCTCCAATCGTCGTGGCCTCAATTGCTGAGATCTTCACCTCCGAAGCATCATCCTGGAAACCTGCTGCAGTTCTCCAACAACGCTCCCTTCTGGAATGCGACGGCCACTGCTTCCGTCAGCGAAACGAACTCAGGCTCTTGCTCAACAGCACCCTCGCAGCTCGACAAGCAGGTTTTTGACGAGAAAAATATCGGCAGTAATTTCACAGATATG ACGAATTCAGATGGAGTTCGAGACTCGTATTCCTCATCCTCGAGCGGAAAACCTGGTCAAGATCCTGCATTCAAGAAGCCGCGAATAGAGACACCATCGCCATTACCGAGCTTTAAG GTGCGGAAAGAGAAATTAGGGGACAGAATCACTGCTCTCCAGCAGCTAGTTTCACCTTTTGGAAAG ACCGACACTGCATCGGTTCTTCACGAGGCCATCGAGTACATCAAGTTCCTTCACGATCAAGTTGGC GTTTTAAGCACTCCGTATTTGAAGAATGGCCACCCCATGCAACAACAGCAACAG GGCTCGAACAAGTCGAAGGACGGTGAAGGACCGAGGCCGGATCTTAGAAGCCGAGGGCTATGTTTGGTTCCGATTGCAAGCACTTACCCGGTGACGAGCGGAACCACGGCAGACTTCTGGCACCCCACGTTTGGAGGAACCTTCAGGTAG
- the LOC135611382 gene encoding transcription factor bHLH112-like isoform X3, whose protein sequence is MADDFQTAGTCNGGSVWNPARSITAIDMPAAVSCIPDIAGNASSWAAAELVDGKARFCDESSVSGSSVTFRGSRKVQQATAAPSVINSTLQLPILGSATPSMDWSTQGSARNRARGDETSFHAMLHEEISARAIFGQYQSIESNQVQTGIETTMNLPRDADQNFVLDHHHLSSGNESGDVGVSSYPLIISSSYGSPSSMLQGILEAESRTLQPPVYDDWVTNYQSPMMDCRDSTNELLQSSWPQLLRSSPPKHHPGNLLQFSNNAPFWNATATASVSETNSGSCSTAPSQLDKQVFDEKNIGSNFTDMTNSDGVRDSYSSSSSGKPGQDPAFKKPRIETPSPLPSFKVRKEKLGDRITALQQLVSPFGKTDTASVLHEAIEYIKFLHDQVGVLSTPYLKNGHPMQQQQQCRARTSRRTVKDRGRILEAEGYVWFRLQALTR, encoded by the exons ATGGCGGACGATTTCCAGACAGCTGGAACATGCAACGGAGGCAGCGTGTGGAACCCCGCAAGGAGTATCACCGCCATCGACATGCCAGCGGCAGTCTCGTGCATCCCAGACATAGCCGGCAACGCCTCCAGCTGGGCGGCGGCCGAGTTGGTAGACGGCAAAGCTCGGTTCTGTGACGAATCATCGGTCTCCGGTAGCTCTGTGACTTTCCGAGGCAGTCGTAAGGTCCAGCAAGCGACTGCCGCCCCTTCCGTGATCAACTCCACCTTGCAGTTACCTATCTTGGGTAGCGCAACTCCTTCCATGGATTGGAGCACTCAAGGTTCAGC TAGGAATCGTGCGAGGGGTGACGAGACCAGTTTCCATGCCATGCTCCACGAAGAAATTAGTGCAAGAGCCATATTCGGGCAATATCAATCCATCGAATCCAATCAAGTCCAAACGGGTATCGAGACAACCATGAATCTTCCAAGGGATGCGGACCAAAATTTCGTATTAGACCATCATCATCTTAGCTCCGGTAACGAGTCAGGCGATGTCGGTGTTAGCAGCTACCCCCTCATCATTTCATCCTCCTACGGAAGCCCGTCGTCGATGTTGCAGGGTATCTTAGAAGCCGAGAGTAGAACGCTGCAACCACCTGTTTACGATGACTGGGTCACCAATTACCAGTCACCGATGATGGATTGTCGGGATAGCACGAACGAGCTGCTCCAATCGTCGTGGCCTCAATTGCTGAGATCTTCACCTCCGAAGCATCATCCTGGAAACCTGCTGCAGTTCTCCAACAACGCTCCCTTCTGGAATGCGACGGCCACTGCTTCCGTCAGCGAAACGAACTCAGGCTCTTGCTCAACAGCACCCTCGCAGCTCGACAAGCAGGTTTTTGACGAGAAAAATATCGGCAGTAATTTCACAGATATG ACGAATTCAGATGGAGTTCGAGACTCGTATTCCTCATCCTCGAGCGGAAAACCTGGTCAAGATCCTGCATTCAAGAAGCCGCGAATAGAGACACCATCGCCATTACCGAGCTTTAAG GTGCGGAAAGAGAAATTAGGGGACAGAATCACTGCTCTCCAGCAGCTAGTTTCACCTTTTGGAAAG ACCGACACTGCATCGGTTCTTCACGAGGCCATCGAGTACATCAAGTTCCTTCACGATCAAGTTGGC GTTTTAAGCACTCCGTATTTGAAGAATGGCCACCCCATGCAACAACAGCAACAG TGCAGGGCTCGAACAAGTCGAAGGACGGTGAAGGACCGAGGCCGGATCTTAGAAGCCGAGGGCTATGTTTGGTTCCGATTGCAAGCACTTACCCGGTGA
- the LOC135611382 gene encoding transcription factor bHLH112-like isoform X2 translates to MADDFQTAGTCNGGSVWNPARSITAIDMPAAVSCIPDIAGNASSWAAAELVDGKARFCDESSVSGSSVTFRGSRKVQQATAAPSVINSTLQLPILGSATPSMDWSTQGSANRARGDETSFHAMLHEEISARAIFGQYQSIESNQVQTGIETTMNLPRDADQNFVLDHHHLSSGNESGDVGVSSYPLIISSSYGSPSSMLQGILEAESRTLQPPVYDDWVTNYQSPMMDCRDSTNELLQSSWPQLLRSSPPKHHPGNLLQFSNNAPFWNATATASVSETNSGSCSTAPSQLDKQVFDEKNIGSNFTDMTNSDGVRDSYSSSSSGKPGQDPAFKKPRIETPSPLPSFKVRKEKLGDRITALQQLVSPFGKTDTASVLHEAIEYIKFLHDQVGVLSTPYLKNGHPMQQQQQGSNKSKDGEGPRPDLRSRGLCLVPIASTYPVTSGTTADFWHPTFGGTFR, encoded by the exons ATGGCGGACGATTTCCAGACAGCTGGAACATGCAACGGAGGCAGCGTGTGGAACCCCGCAAGGAGTATCACCGCCATCGACATGCCAGCGGCAGTCTCGTGCATCCCAGACATAGCCGGCAACGCCTCCAGCTGGGCGGCGGCCGAGTTGGTAGACGGCAAAGCTCGGTTCTGTGACGAATCATCGGTCTCCGGTAGCTCTGTGACTTTCCGAGGCAGTCGTAAGGTCCAGCAAGCGACTGCCGCCCCTTCCGTGATCAACTCCACCTTGCAGTTACCTATCTTGGGTAGCGCAACTCCTTCCATGGATTGGAGCACTCAAGGTTCAGC GAATCGTGCGAGGGGTGACGAGACCAGTTTCCATGCCATGCTCCACGAAGAAATTAGTGCAAGAGCCATATTCGGGCAATATCAATCCATCGAATCCAATCAAGTCCAAACGGGTATCGAGACAACCATGAATCTTCCAAGGGATGCGGACCAAAATTTCGTATTAGACCATCATCATCTTAGCTCCGGTAACGAGTCAGGCGATGTCGGTGTTAGCAGCTACCCCCTCATCATTTCATCCTCCTACGGAAGCCCGTCGTCGATGTTGCAGGGTATCTTAGAAGCCGAGAGTAGAACGCTGCAACCACCTGTTTACGATGACTGGGTCACCAATTACCAGTCACCGATGATGGATTGTCGGGATAGCACGAACGAGCTGCTCCAATCGTCGTGGCCTCAATTGCTGAGATCTTCACCTCCGAAGCATCATCCTGGAAACCTGCTGCAGTTCTCCAACAACGCTCCCTTCTGGAATGCGACGGCCACTGCTTCCGTCAGCGAAACGAACTCAGGCTCTTGCTCAACAGCACCCTCGCAGCTCGACAAGCAGGTTTTTGACGAGAAAAATATCGGCAGTAATTTCACAGATATG ACGAATTCAGATGGAGTTCGAGACTCGTATTCCTCATCCTCGAGCGGAAAACCTGGTCAAGATCCTGCATTCAAGAAGCCGCGAATAGAGACACCATCGCCATTACCGAGCTTTAAG GTGCGGAAAGAGAAATTAGGGGACAGAATCACTGCTCTCCAGCAGCTAGTTTCACCTTTTGGAAAG ACCGACACTGCATCGGTTCTTCACGAGGCCATCGAGTACATCAAGTTCCTTCACGATCAAGTTGGC GTTTTAAGCACTCCGTATTTGAAGAATGGCCACCCCATGCAACAACAGCAACAG GGCTCGAACAAGTCGAAGGACGGTGAAGGACCGAGGCCGGATCTTAGAAGCCGAGGGCTATGTTTGGTTCCGATTGCAAGCACTTACCCGGTGACGAGCGGAACCACGGCAGACTTCTGGCACCCCACGTTTGGAGGAACCTTCAGGTAG